In one Oncorhynchus kisutch isolate 150728-3 unplaced genomic scaffold, Okis_V2 Okis04b-Okis11a_hom, whole genome shotgun sequence genomic region, the following are encoded:
- the LOC116359733 gene encoding DNA damage-inducible transcript 4 protein-like: MMHALPTTMMVHDLDIFSSSPSPMDATAKRSSWGKLVQKLTDFSGDGQSSRHSLDSDSDNGSRTDLSDSGFDFPSISSSDDFSNVLYDDLLSMEETLLKELVHLIASSLREAKDGALRCSKLLIPEKLLEHIGQELLHLAASEPCGLRGALIDLCVEQGEVCQSMEQIAVDPYLVPTFQLTLVLRLDSGGLWPKIQGLFSTKSPSSPVKRQAIRLSTGFRVIKKKLYSSEELLIEEC; encoded by the exons ATGATGCATGCACTTCCTACAACCATGATGGTCCATGATTTAGATATCTTCAGCTCATCTCCTTCTCCAATGGACGCCACTGCCAAAAGGTCTTCATGGGGGAAACTGGTGCAGAAGTTAACGGACTTCAGTGGAGACGGACAGAGCAGCCGTCACAGTTTAGACTCCGACTCAGACAATGGCAGCAGGACTGATCTCTCAGACTCTG GGTTTGACTTTCCCTCGATATCCTCATCTGATGACTTCAGCAACGTGCTATACGATGATCTCCTCTCAATGGAGGAGACCCTTCTGAAAGAACTTGTGCACCTAATTGCCAGTAGCTTAAGGGAAGCCAAAGACGGTGCCCTTAGATGTTCAAAACTACTCATCCCTGAGAAGCTTCTAGAACACATAGGCCAAGAGCTCCTTCACCTGGCGGCCAGCGAGCCCTGTGGCCTGAGGGGCGCTCTCATAGACCTCTGTGTGGAACAGGGGGAGGTGTGTCAGAGTATGGAACAGATCGCCGTGGACCCATATCTCGTCCCTACCTTCCAGCTCACACTGGTGCTGAGGCTCGATTCTGGAGGACTGTGGCCCAAAATCCAAGGGCTTTTCTCCACAAAGTCTCCATCCAGTCCCGTAAAGAGACAGGCAATTAGACTGAGCACGGGCTTCAGAGTGATCAAGAAGAAACTGTACAGCTCTGAAGAGTTGCTCATTGAAGAATGCTGA